The window TATTCTGTAGAAGCAGATGTTGCGCTTATAGAGAAGCTTCGTGTTCTTTTAAAATATGATAAAATTGCATTAGTAGGACATTCTTACGGCACCGTTCCAGCGCAAGCATACGCCATAAAATATAAAGACAATGTAGATAAAATGGTACTAATAAACGGTTTTCATTCTGGTGCGATGTGGCAAGCCAATTGCGATAGCTACAACCATTATGCAAAAACACATTTTCCTGAAAAATGGAAACAAGTAGATTCGCTTCGTGCATTAGGTTACGTGTCTAGTCAAGAACCACTAAAAACCGTGTATGGTAACTTTCCAACCAAATACATTTACTATCACAACACCAGCTTGAAACAAAATGTACCAAAGTATAAACATAGAGGTTGGGCAAATGATGTGTATACTACTATTATTGGAAGAGATGGCGATTTTGATGTTTCCGGAAGTATGATTAATCAAGATTACCGACAACAATTAAAAGATGTAAAAGCGAAAACACTTATTGTTGCAGGACGTTATGATGGTGTTTCTACTCCAGAATTCGCGGTACAATACAAAATCTTTATGCCACAAGCACAGTTTGAAATGTTTGAGCAAAGCGGACATAACCCGTATTTAGAAGAACCGGAGAAATTTTTTAAGATATTAAATACTTTCTTGGATCACTAAATAGTTTCTTGCACAACGGCATCAAAAGATGCTCTTAAAATACGAACAACGCTTTCTATTTCTGCTTCGTTTAAATGTCCAAAACCAAATCGTATCGCGCAAATCTTTTTGTTTTGATACAGTATGGTTTTCGGTAAAAATAAATTATGTGTTTTTGTTTTTTCAGCAAGCTTAACAAGCGATATTCTAGGTTCAAAATGCAACCAAACGGCTAAACCTCCTTCTGGTACTTGCCAAGTAGCATGGGCTTTAAAATGGGTTTCTAAACAGCTACATAAATAATCGCGCCTTTGTTTATACACCGTAATATTCTTTTTAATTAATCGATGTATTTCTCCTTCATGAATAAGCTCTGTAAGTATTTGTTTCTGAATTAAATCACCTTGCTTATCTAGTATTTGCAAATAGTTTTTAGCTTCCTGGATAATATTTTCTGGAGCTACTACAAATCCGATTTGAAAATTAGGAAAAAACGACTGTCCCAACCTTCCTAAATAAATAACAACCCCATGACCATCTGCACTTGCCATAGGAACCATAGCTGAACCATCAAACTGAAAATCGTAATCAAAATCGTCTTCTATAATCGCAAAACCATATACCTTGGCTAATTGCAATAGCTTTAATCGTC is drawn from Lacinutrix sp. WUR7 and contains these coding sequences:
- a CDS encoding alpha/beta fold hydrolase, coding for MHSSFKTLFVLMLLSSFIISAQQDPDIFEKFESKFYTIDGYKINVEVLGSGDPIFFLPGGPGNSHDYMQGNFGQYYKTNTVVFFDWLGRGKSDDAKDASEYSVEADVALIEKLRVLLKYDKIALVGHSYGTVPAQAYAIKYKDNVDKMVLINGFHSGAMWQANCDSYNHYAKTHFPEKWKQVDSLRALGYVSSQEPLKTVYGNFPTKYIYYHNTSLKQNVPKYKHRGWANDVYTTIIGRDGDFDVSGSMINQDYRQQLKDVKAKTLIVAGRYDGVSTPEFAVQYKIFMPQAQFEMFEQSGHNPYLEEPEKFFKILNTFLDH